In Anseongella ginsenosidimutans, one genomic interval encodes:
- a CDS encoding winged helix-turn-helix transcriptional regulator, whose translation MVEEKQNFECPITAMLELIGGKWKPIILYNLTFGTRRFGELAFRISGISRKVLTEQLKELEKDGLISRKQYQEIPPRVEYSLTGLGNSLVPVFKEMAGWSYEHVLGKGSC comes from the coding sequence ATGGTGGAAGAAAAACAAAATTTTGAATGTCCGATAACGGCGATGCTGGAATTGATTGGCGGAAAGTGGAAGCCGATCATCCTGTATAACCTGACCTTCGGAACCAGGCGATTTGGCGAACTTGCCTTCCGCATTTCAGGTATTTCAAGAAAAGTATTAACCGAACAATTGAAGGAATTAGAGAAAGACGGATTGATTTCGCGAAAGCAATACCAGGAGATCCCGCCCCGTGTGGAATATTCTCTTACAGGCCTTGGGAATAGCCTTGTCCCGGTATTTAAGGAAATGGCGGGGTGGAGTTATGAGCATGTCCTGGGAAAAGGATCCTGCTAA
- a CDS encoding SDR family oxidoreductase — protein sequence MILVTGATGRLGSATIEHLLKHVSPESIVAFARDERKAKHWKETGVKVRFGAYDDTESLVRAMRDVEKILLVSAPDPNGRLQRHRNVLNAAKKAGVKHIAFTGMATNDIRTSVIKPFMEDLFNFEDELRESGMIYTILRNTLYTDGIALFAGENVFRTGIFLPAGHGRVAFALRREMGEAAANVLLQTGHENKTYIFTGSRLYSYEDVARVLSELSGKDITYTAADPGTFSDTLKGLGIPEIVVFVVNGFSADVSNGQYESVSRDLEIVLAREPASLKDGLKEVYNF from the coding sequence ATGATTTTAGTAACAGGAGCAACGGGTCGGTTAGGATCAGCAACGATAGAACATCTGCTGAAACATGTGTCGCCCGAAAGTATCGTCGCATTCGCAAGAGATGAGCGTAAAGCAAAGCATTGGAAAGAAACAGGTGTCAAAGTCCGCTTTGGAGCCTATGATGATACGGAATCACTGGTTCGTGCAATGCGCGACGTCGAAAAGATATTGCTGGTTTCGGCGCCCGACCCCAACGGCCGTCTGCAGCGGCACCGAAATGTGCTAAATGCGGCAAAAAAGGCCGGTGTAAAGCACATCGCGTTTACCGGCATGGCGACGAATGATATCCGCACATCGGTTATCAAACCGTTTATGGAAGACCTGTTTAACTTCGAAGACGAACTCAGGGAAAGCGGGATGATATACACCATTCTGCGGAATACACTTTACACTGACGGCATTGCCTTGTTCGCAGGCGAGAATGTGTTCCGGACCGGCATTTTCCTTCCGGCAGGACATGGCAGGGTCGCGTTCGCTCTCAGAAGGGAAATGGGCGAAGCAGCGGCTAATGTGTTACTTCAAACCGGACACGAAAACAAGACGTATATCTTCACAGGAAGTCGTTTATATTCCTACGAAGACGTTGCCCGGGTACTTTCGGAGCTATCAGGAAAGGACATTACTTACACCGCTGCGGACCCCGGGACGTTCTCAGATACGTTAAAGGGGTTGGGTATTCCCGAAATCGTGGTGTTCGTGGTTAATGGCTTTTCAGCAGATGTTTCCAATGGACAATACGAATCTGTAAGCAGGGATTTGGAAATCGTGCTTGCGCGGGAACCCGCTTCATTGAAGGACGGGCTTAAAGAGGTTTACAATTTTTAA